DNA sequence from the Polyangia bacterium genome:
GAAGGCCCGAAGGCCGGACGACACGTCGTCTGGACCCAGAAGCGCCCGACCGAGATGCTGGTGCGCGAAGCGGGGATCCTGGGCATCACCTCGCTGTGGATTGATCTCGGTGGCCGGCTGGCGCACGGCGATTCCAACCACAACGTCACCGAGCTGGGCTTCGGGCCCCTGCTGGATCTCGTCTCCAGCGATCTGCACAAGGCCGACGCCCAGGGCGGCCACGTCCGCAAGAACCAGGGCTTCGACAGCAGCGGTTGCTTCTGGATGGAGTACACGGCGCCGCCGGGCGCCAGCGGCCTTTACGCCCAGCGCACCCGCCTGTGCATCGACGCCAAGCTGGGACTGCCGGTGAAGATCGAAGTGCATGACGCCCACGGCTTCTTGGAGCGGTACGAATACACCAACGTCCGTCCCCATCAGACGGTCGACCCGTCGCTGTTCGAAAAGGTGTGAAGGAGCGAACCATGCCCGCGCCCGAGAGCATCGTCGCCAATCCGTCGTCGCTGGCCTGGCGCAAGATCATTCGCTTGTCGCTGCCGCTGATCTTGTTCGTGGTCCCGACGGTGGCCATCGGGTTCGGCGTCTTGATCCCGAATAGCTGTATCGCGGGCTGGAACCAGCTGTCGCTGGGCTTCGGGTCGACGGTGTTCTTTGCTTGCGTGACGTACGTGATGGGCGTTCGCGCGGCGCTCAAGGGCTAGGCGTTCAGAGGCCGGCCGAAGCGGCGTTTTCCAACACCGCCGCCGCGCCTAAACCGCCGGCGGCGCAGATGCCCAGCAAGGCGCGACGCTTGCCGGTGCTGGCCAGCTCGTTGGCCATGGTGGTGACCATGCGCGCGCCGGTGGCGGCAAAGGGATGGCCGAGCGCCAGCGAACCGCCGTGCACGTTCAGGCGTTCGAGATCGATGCGCCCCACCGCGGCCGATCGCGCCAGGCGGAGGCGCGCGAAGGCGTCGCTGCCCAGCAGTTTCAGCACGCTCAGCACCTGCGCCGCGAAGGCCTCGTGCATGTCCACCAGATCGACGTCGTGAAGCGCGCAGCCGGCGCGGTCCAACGCCAGCGGCATGGCCAGCGCCGGGCCGATCAGCAACTGGTCTGCCGGATCGACGCCGACGTACGCCCAGCTGGCGAAACGCGCCAGCGGGCGCAGGCCCAGCGCACGCGCCTTGTCCTCGCTCATCAGCAACACCGCTGCGCCCCCGTCGGTCAGCGGGCTGGAGTTTCCGGCGGTCAGCGTGCCGTCGGCGGCGAACACCGGTTTCAGCTTGGCCAGTTTTTCCACGCTGGTGTCGGCGCGAACGATGGTGTCGGTGTGGACCCAGCGGCCGCCCGCCTCGATCGGGACCACCTCGTCGGCAAAACGGCCGCTGGCGATGGCGGCGGCCGCGCGCTGGTGCGAACGCACCGCCAGCTCGTCCTGAGCGGCGCGGCTCACCTCGTTGCGCCGGGCCATCTCTTCGGCGGATTCGCCCATCAGCTTGCCGGTGGTGCGCTCGGCGACGCGGGGCACGCGCGGCAGCACCTCGGACAGCGGGAACATCTGCGCCAGCACCCCCAGCACATCGGCGGGCGTGGGCTTGCCGTAGATCAGCGGCACGGCGGCGTGCACCACCTTCTGCGGCAGCTTCACCTCGGCGTTGCTGGTGGAGTCCGATCCGCCCGCGACGATGACGTCCGCTTCGCCGCGCTCGATGGCCGCCGCCGCCAGCGTCACCGCCTGCAGCCCAGAGGCGCAGGCGCGCGTGACCGTCATCGCCTCGACGGCGGGATCAAGGCGCAGGTCGAGCGCGATCTCGCGACCGACGTTGGGCGACAGCCCGGGCAGGATCACGCCGCCCCAGACGATCGCGTCGATCTCGGCGCGCGCCGACGGAAAGCGGGCCAGCAGACCGCGGACCGCCGCCGCCCCCAGCGCGATGGTGTCCAGCTTGAGAAATTCCGCTA
Encoded proteins:
- a CDS encoding acetyl-CoA C-acyltransferase, with translation MPSGSENPVPNGRRAVVVGGVRTPFVKALAEFLKLDTIALGAAAVRGLLARFPSARAEIDAIVWGGVILPGLSPNVGREIALDLRLDPAVEAMTVTRACASGLQAVTLAAAAIERGEADVIVAGGSDSTSNAEVKLPQKVVHAAVPLIYGKPTPADVLGVLAQMFPLSEVLPRVPRVAERTTGKLMGESAEEMARRNEVSRAAQDELAVRSHQRAAAAIASGRFADEVVPIEAGGRWVHTDTIVRADTSVEKLAKLKPVFAADGTLTAGNSSPLTDGGAAVLLMSEDKARALGLRPLARFASWAYVGVDPADQLLIGPALAMPLALDRAGCALHDVDLVDMHEAFAAQVLSVLKLLGSDAFARLRLARSAAVGRIDLERLNVHGGSLALGHPFAATGARMVTTMANELASTGKRRALLGICAAGGLGAAAVLENAASAGL
- a CDS encoding DUF1571 domain-containing protein — translated: MMSLGSAFLVPLFAAAGVAADSPGARLDALAALAPPALAERLSATSPDDLIVLGREAVRRLGTYRARLLKQERVDGKLLPPQTMEVIVQTSPRAQRLDYVEGPKAGRHVVWTQKRPTEMLVREAGILGITSLWIDLGGRLAHGDSNHNVTELGFGPLLDLVSSDLHKADAQGGHVRKNQGFDSSGCFWMEYTAPPGASGLYAQRTRLCIDAKLGLPVKIEVHDAHGFLERYEYTNVRPHQTVDPSLFEKV